Within the Salvia hispanica cultivar TCC Black 2014 chromosome 4, UniMelb_Shisp_WGS_1.0, whole genome shotgun sequence genome, the region ttttcgggtttagggtacccgaaaccCATATTAGGGTACCTGACTAATACCCGATTAAAcccgattaattatgtatttttgataaatatttatgttcttacttgtcatcttttgaaaatatatagttattctttctccattttatttacatgttcatttaatatcttaaaaaattatttttaatctcttttatgtttcaatttatgcaaaaagaatttttattctaaaattaagtaatatCTATTTGtctaatatctattttatatagaatCATAATCTAGAGaaagcaaaaatattaaaaatttagaattgaagtttagacttttaataatagtcaataaatagtagtattgtattagttttaataatttctattctcatcacaatataatttatactcaCTTCGTCCCAGTTCCTTTTTCACactcgttttgcaaaaataataataaataggttaagttgagagaaagtaaaataagagaaagaataatgtatgTAAGACTATTCtgtatattattctctcttttactttattttctcttcactttaactatttattactacctccgttcacgaaaatttgtcccagttttccatttccgtccgtcccccaaaatttgtctcatttcacttttaccatttttggtaatggaactccatattccactaactcattcatactcacattttattatataactaatatatatatgtaggaCTCACaatccattaactttttcaacccactttccattacattccttaaaacccgtgcccggtcaaaccgggacgaattttcgtggacggaggtagtattatttttgcaaaatgagtGTGAAAAATGAACTGATAcgaattatgtgggacggagtgagtataaaagaataaatttgaaatataataacttCTGGTTTATGGGTCTCGATTAgttgggttcgggtacccgcaTCGGGTGTTAGGGTACCCAAATTCACATTCGGATTGAGTATtgtgtatgatatttttgagatttggGGTCCGGATACCCGAattttcgggtttgggtaACCACGGGTTTCCAAATTTACAGGCCTACTCCCGCTGGCGCGGCGGCATGGCCCATGCTTGTTCCGTCACTGGGCATAGAAATTTGattcatgtttatattttgaaagatgttttaattttagctACCCCTTATATAGAGAGAAATTATTCTACAAACCAATTTTAGACATATATCACCAACCCCACCGAATTTGTGGCGTGACACTCACTATTCTACTCTAAAGAAAcgtgaaaataacaaattaagaaagtcaaactaacaaaaaaattagctAGATTTGGATGAGACCTacattaatagtaatatttaataaaatgagatggTGTGAACAATCTTTTTTTTCGACTTTAAGAAAGAGCAATGCAGAAGCATCTTCCCATTTTACCGGTCATTATGGCCATGTATCACATTATACCACGTTCTTGTCTTGAAATTTGCGATCTTCTCTGTTATCTCAACAATCTGTGCTTGTTGTGATGGTTTGTAAATCCGAGTGAATCTAGCCATTATAGAGTAAAGACTCACAGAACTTACAAAAGCAACATAAAACATAAGTGtacataaaaattacaaaatattaagcgcataaaatacaaaaagcaagaaaaaatgagattgtgtgtgtgtgggcATTACCATGCCAGGGTCCTTCcgcaaaataaattaaggatgtgcattattagataactgtattaaaatttatgtcatgCATAGTCGATATGTTACAGGGGTAGAAGAGCGAACAAACATCTAAAATATCATGTCATCATCCAAATATGAAATCTATTATGGAACACtggagtactagtataaagaaattttaagaatttgagATGGTACATGGCATTTATGaaggaaatttgaaaattcgaaaaataattgaatatcaaaatggtataaataaaatacgtATATTTATTGAGGGTGAGCATTTTGCCCCTCGTGCTCCTCAAGTGGCTCCGCCCATGGTCCGTACTctatctaatactccctcggtcccccaaaattcgccaccatttgacccgacacaggttttaagaaatgtaacagaaagtgggttgaaaaagttagtggcatgtgggtcctagttttatatattagttttaaaataaaatgtgagggataatgagttagtggaatgtgggtctactacaaaaaatggtaaaagtgaaaggtgacaaatttttagggacggacgaaaaaaggaaatatgtgacaaattttcagggacggagggagtacaattaaCGAAATTAAAAGGATCAGAACATaatgaatatgaaatttgtaaaaaaataataaaacaaaacaaattaattgtaaagTTAGTCGAGAAAAACCTTATTTTCGGAAGACAAATTTTGCTCGGATAGGTTTTGTGTCCTACCCAAACTTACGGAAACAACAGAATCCTTAAAGCCAACCAAACACAATCGAGTAACTATATAATACACCCACTAGGTACACAGATCTCGAGGTTCATCACCTCAAACTGTgtattttaatgaatattgACTTTCATGCATGACCAAAACCATCTATAAATAGGATCCACCACACACCACAATACACCACCACACTCAAAGCAAAACCCTAATCAAAAGCTATGGCCACTTCCCTCCAAACCCTAATCTCTCTTCTTTCCGCCACAGCCCTAATCCTCACCGTGGCAACCGCGAAGCGTCCACCCCCCAAAGGGACGGTCTCCTTCTCATACGACTTCCACGGTGTGCAACCAATTGGCGTAACCTTACAAGGCGACGCCAATTTCCCATCCCAAGACTCTTACCTCCGCCTAACAAAAACCAACGACTATAACGGCAACGCAGCGGAACTCAGCGTCGGCCGAGTCTTGTACACCAAGCCCGTGCCATTTTGGGGGAAACGGGGGAAATCCAGCTTCGAATCCACCGTGAAATTCATCGTCACACCCAACACCAATTACGAGTACCCGCCTGCCGACGGCCTCGTGTTCTTCATCACGGCCCCCAACTCCACCGTCAACGAGCCCGGTGGCAGCTTCGGTGTCTTTGATCAATCCGGCAAAAACCCCTTGGTTTTCGCAGTGGAATTCGACATCTTCATCAATGAAGATTTCGATCCTAACTATCGCCACGTTGGGATCGACATCCAGTCTCAGGTATCCAGCGTCACTACCGCCGTCGACGACGCGATCGTCGGCCAGGCGGTGACTGCCACCATCAACTACGATGCAGCCACCAATTTGATAAGCGTTCGTGGCAGCGCCGGTGGAAAGGCCTTTGAGGTGAGCTATGTGTACGATTTGAGCTCGTTTCTTCCTGAGCAGGTTCAAGTCGGGATCTCGGGCGCCACCGGAGGATTATCTGCCATTCACGACCTCATCTCTTGGTCTTTCACTTCCACCATGGGCCGCAAGAAAAACAATTGAGAccttttactattttactaGTATGTGTTACAAATAAAGGCTAGTGATGGAGTATGTTCTAAATAAGTCAGGATTGATATAAAATGTAATGTTTCTTAtcttaattttacatgtttcGTAATGTATTTGTGAATGCTGATGTCATTAAGAAATATGCATGACATCCTCCTATGTTAccaataatactatattttctaTGGTTGTATTATTCATACATGCCGTGGTCATCGAGTACACACATTAGGCTTCGGCTTACTAGCAAAAACACATGACACGTATTGCATAAAATTCCAATCCAAAAGTCGAATGATAGtttagtaaaagttaaatCTTTTCAAAATATCGGTACGTACAATGAGTGGGAATATTACCTTAGTTTTGTTATTCACACATTTAGTagttgaatttgaattcaaatccATTTGGGATTGTTTGCTAGCCAATTAGTGACAAAACACTACTTAAAGAAAgagatttattaaaatagcgaaaataatgtcaacacacATGCCTCATAAAACATCACCTTAAATATGCATAGACCTTAAAATTGAGACATCAAGCCCAAAATTGCCCGAATAACTCAACAATTTGATAGGGTcatgattgaaaatttatgaacaaaagaaaaacaacaattcGAATGATCCTATATCGAATAGATATGTAAttattagaataaatatatcaattaaaatatcataaaaattttcTAACTAAACCAAAAGTTAGGGTTGATGTTCGCAATTTATAACTTGAAATAATTGTAATCCAAATGACTCATAACCGAGTAGTCCAAATcctaaagagaaaaatgaaaagacaagataaaatactaagaCGTCAAAAAAGCCTAAAATCGAATGAATTCTGGCCATCGACATAGAGGTAGGGGCGAATCCAAGGCTAGACATTACAAAGCAGTCGCCCGCCTTATTTTCCtttcattgtaatttatatTAGCGAAgttattattagatgacacgtttaGATGACACATGGCATTAATTTAACCGTTAGAAccattagtatgatattgtccgctttgggcaaagcccttacggttttgctcttggggtacttcccaaaaggcctcatactaatggagttgGGGTAGTCCATTTATATGCTTGCaactcttgttcattctccaATGTGGGATACTGTTTGCCCTCTGACtcgacttattttaacacaagtgatacccgcaagtgtacgaggctagtgtagcaattagcaaaCAAGaatatcgtatcccacagagactaATTTGTATCAACTTAACTTCCACAAACAAAcgttgactactatctagagaattGGGAAAtgtttggttttgttctaacactacgaaaagcatataatgaacaaataaataaataaaaagcaaGTAAACACAGAGTGAAAAGatatatggagaaaattgtagaattcaaggatccgatgcacaatgccaagctcttatccaatcaaattgtcttaccttttggtgtctctaGAGTTACTAAGTCGACCgcaattatagattaaaccccctcccgaggtgagaaacctgCAGATTAGAtgctaggattgaagtccccttctaatcctaaaacccctaactcccaaaagttcgattaggtcaaagacctcactcaaaatctcaactctcccgagttttattgcattaaggtgtgaattattcttatttccagattaattattttatctcccgattaatctaattaatcctacacaatcaagtggtgatcaagcaattgaaaggaataaacccaagaataatcaaataactacaagagcaaggtaagaacggaattaattggataaagactatgaaattagtgcatcttgaccaagaattctacaagtaatgtttagctactcatgttcttcacaAAAACCATGTTTGAAACACAAGATTCAATAAAATACATGGAGAAAAGATTAAGATACTCCTGTGAGAATGAATCTATGGAATTGCAACTTCAATCTTCCGATTGGA harbors:
- the LOC125220523 gene encoding agglutinin-2-like, whose product is MATSLQTLISLLSATALILTVATAKRPPPKGTVSFSYDFHGVQPIGVTLQGDANFPSQDSYLRLTKTNDYNGNAAELSVGRVLYTKPVPFWGKRGKSSFESTVKFIVTPNTNYEYPPADGLVFFITAPNSTVNEPGGSFGVFDQSGKNPLVFAVEFDIFINEDFDPNYRHVGIDIQSQVSSVTTAVDDAIVGQAVTATINYDAATNLISVRGSAGGKAFEVSYVYDLSSFLPEQVQVGISGATGGLSAIHDLISWSFTSTMGRKKNN